The Drosophila innubila isolate TH190305 chromosome 3R unlocalized genomic scaffold, UK_Dinn_1.0 2_E_3R, whole genome shotgun sequence genome has a segment encoding these proteins:
- the LOC117790905 gene encoding uncharacterized protein LOC117790905 has product MFLRRCTFLLLLCLIASDANAARKTKRPVKPAKQTIPRTNVTPAPAALAATTGSNSGTTSEQIADVAPLTTSSSSSSNNNNIELPKPLVPQIDAQPEPKTDKLPETDEECDPDMIGFEIITGYVLSAPSKLLDTLAGTLMLTDCLEACQSNESCSSVNYETGLCVLFKTTADKLPGSLSRSQFPVFTIYAQKSCLGVRPCSKAWCVDRVQGYRLPEHVKSSQTVLSRRDCLELCLGETEFTCRSANFYRHSGLCELSDMDRITLSAGNSVEAYEGADYLENNCAEEPSKLCEFKRISGKIMKTVDSVYQDITTIDECRDLCLNSPYRCHSYDYNDTGDMVCRLSHHSRATLTDVNDPYLDVPEAATYELSACYNVSIECRSGEMITKIRTSKLFDGKVYAKGAPKSCAVNVNNSLEFDFRMGYNDLECNVRQSAYGRYMNDIVIQHHDMIVTSSDLGLAVSCQYDLTNKTVLNDVDLGVTGEIESSLSEEITIDSPNVIMKITSRDGSDMKRIAEVGDPLALRFEIVEQNSPYEIFVRELVAMDGSDSAEITLIDANGCPTDQYIMGTIQKLSHNRKVLLSQFDAFKFPSSEVVQFRALVTPCIPRCEPVICDSEDGASGEQKSLVSFGRRKRSVLNGTDGAEFMVSTRQQRQRRDVSPTPADDNILLVQSIQITDKFGFQAEDGSDLASMNAAEPHEKAYAGVAQDKLTCLNGYGLIFAGSLFLLAQLSIFGIWKTVQRRTRKERYLYQQEPTPTITYGAPTILYGPPPSTASGASHVSSAKDTLNKLYDSGINGRYGQQY; this is encoded by the exons ATGTTTCTACGCCGTTGCACTTTTCTGCTGTTACTCTGCCTAATTGCGAGTGACGCGAACGCTGCGCGCAAAACAAAGCGTCCTGTCAAGCCCGCCAAGCAGACAATACCACGCACCAATGTGACGCCAGCGCCTGCGGCATTAGCTGCCACAACGGGTAGCAACAGCGGCACCACCAGCGAACAAATCGCCGATGTGGCACCACtgaccaccagcagcagcagcagcagcaacaacaacaacattgagtTGCCTAAACCCCTGGTGCCACAAATTGATGCACAGCCTGAGCCCAAGACAGACAAATTGCCAGAGACGGACGAGGAATGCGATCCAGATATGATTggatttgaaataattacagG TTATGTGCTGTCGGCACCCTCAAAATTGTTGGATACACTTGCCGGTACTCTGATGCTTACGGACTGTTTGGAGGCATGTCAGAGCAATGAATCCTGCAGTTCTGTCAACTATGAAACCGGCTTGTGTGTGCTGTTCAAGACGACCGCCGATAAATtgccag gcTCACTTTCGCGCTCACAGTTTCCGGTTTTCACGATCTACGCACAGAAATCGTGTTTGGGCGTGCGTCCTTGCTCCAAGGCCTGGTGCGTTGATCGCGTTCAAGGTTACCGCCTCCCCGAACATGTCAAATCTAGTCAGACGGTCTTGTCGCGTCGCGACTGCCTGGAACTCTGCCTGGGCGAAACGGAGTTTACATGCCG TTCGGCCAACTTCTATCGTCACTCGGGACTCTGTGAACTGTCGGACATGGATCGTATAACCCTGTCAGCTGGCAACAGCGTTGAGGCCTATGAGGGAGCTGATTACTTGGAGAACAACTGTGCTGAGGAGCCGAGCAAACTGTGCGAATTCAAGCGCATTTCGGGCAAGATTATGAAGACAGTGGATTCCGTTTATCAGGATATTACCACCATTGATGAGTGCCGTGATCTCTGCCTGAACTCACCATACAG ATGCCACTCGTATGACTACAATGACACTGGCGATATGGTCTGTCGTCTGTCGCATCACAGTCGCGCCACGTTGACGGATGTGAATGATCCCTATTTGGATGTGCCAGAGGCAGCCACCTACGAGTTGTCCGCCTGCTACAATGTGTCGATTGAATGCCGTTCCGGTGAGATGATCACCAAGATTCGCACCTCCAAACTGTTTGACGGCAAGGTCTATGCCAAGGGAGCACCCAAGTCTTGTGCTGTGAATGTGAACAACTCGTTGGAGTTTGATTTCCGCATGGGCTACAATGATCTCGAGTGTAATGTGCGTCAAAGTGCCTATGGTCGCTATATGAATGATATTGTGATACAGCATCATGATATGATTGTCACCTCATCCGATCTGGGACTCGCTGTCAGCTGTCAATATGATTTGACCAACAAAACAGTATTGAATGATGTTGATTTGGGTGTCACTGGCGAGATTGAATCATCGCTTAGCGAAGAGATTACCATCGATTCACCGAATGTCATAATGAAGATCACGTCACGCGATGGCAGCGATATGAAGCGTATTGCCGAGGTCGGTGATCCGTTGGCATTGCGTTTCGAAATTGTTGAACAGAACAGTCCATATGAGATCTTTGTACGCGAACTTGTTGCCATGGACGGATCGGACAGCGCGGAGATTACACTGATCGATGCTAATGGTTGTCCCACCGATCAATACATCATGGGCACCATACAGAAGCTGTCGCACAATCGTAAAGTTCTTCTCTCCCAGTTTGATGCCTTCAAGTTCCCATCGAGTGAGGTGGTACAATTCCGTGCACTGGTTACACCCTGCATTCCACGCTGTGAGCCCGTCATTTGTGATAGCGAAGATGGCGCCAGCGGTGAGCAGAAATCTCTTGTCTCCTTTGGCCGCAGGAAGCGTTCGGTTCTCAATGGCACCGATGGTG CCGAGTTCATGGTCAGCACACGCCAGCAGCGTCAGCGTCGAGATGTTAGCCCAACCCCAGCCGATGATAACATACTGCTCGTGCAGTCCATACAAATCACAGACAAGTTTGGCTTCCAGGCCGAGGATGGCAGCGATCTTGCCAGCATGAACGCTGCCGAGCCCCATGAGAAGGCCTACGCGGGCGTTGCTCAGGACAAGCTCACTTGTCTTAATGGCTATG GTCTCATTTTTGCCGGCTCACTATTTCTACTTGCCCAGCTGAGCATCTTTGGCATTTGGAAGACTGTGCAGCGTCGCACGCGTAAAGAGCGTTATCTTTATCAGCAGGAGCCCACGCCCACTATTACATACGGTGCGCCCACAATTCTTTACGGACCACCACCGTCCACAGCCTCGGGTGCGTCGCATGTGAGCAGCGCCAAGGATACGCTGAACAAACTCTATGACAGCGGCATCAATGGACGCTATGGGCAACAATACTAG